In Oreochromis aureus strain Israel breed Guangdong linkage group 15, ZZ_aureus, whole genome shotgun sequence, a single genomic region encodes these proteins:
- the ddx59 gene encoding probable ATP-dependent RNA helicase DDX59: MFLPRALKVKRPTQGSAQVVIKKSKVVQEEDSKSGSETPAQSEEACEDTQTRDATTQAAAESLAPEDGHSSLSDDSDDDDDDDDEEEEEEEEPVKSFKKNQRWPEPGEPACVMCGRYGEYICDATDNDVCSLECKASHLVQMGMGTGADAFMQKDQNRDEMTVQSQQPAADPGRVVESEPGYFYREDRFISGLTEEQVQRIKQELGIETQGRDVARPVVEFEHCSFPATLSGNLKKAGYDTPTPVQMQMVPVGLTGRDVIASADTGSGKTVAFLLPVVVRALEKSAHSVGSPVALILTPTRELAIQIERQAKELVMGLPNMRTALLVGGMPLPPQLHRLKSSIKIVIATPGRLIEILKQKELKLDKVKIVVVDEVDTMLKMGFQQQVLEVLEQVPEEHQTLLASATIPTGTEELAARLVRDPVRITIGEKNQPCANVRQILLWVEEPSKKKKLFEILNDGKLYQPPVVVFVESKLGADLLCEAVAKVTGLTAVAIHSDKSQWERNRILRGLLDGDFEVVISTGVLGRGLDLVNVRLVVNFDMPNTMDEYVHQVGRAGRLGHRGTAITLLNNNNKRLFLEVVNRVKPTGSILPPQLLNSPHLHEQQRREKQRNKKDHEDSLVTTNNLLDIIKKHDRRKK, encoded by the exons ATGTTTCTGCCACGAGCCCTGAAGGTGAAGAGACCTACCCAGGGATCGGCTCAAGTTGTGATTAAGAAAAGCAAAGTTGTTCAAGAGGAGGATAGCAAAAGTGGCTCCGAGACACCTGCTCAGAGCGAGGAAGCATGTGAAGACACCCAAACACGAGATGCGACAACACAAGCAGCTGCAGAGAGCTTAGCACCCGAAGATGGACACAGCTCCCTCTCAGAtgacagtgatgatgatgatgatgatgatgatgaggaggaggaggaggaggaggaaccagtgaaatcatttaaaaagaacCAGAGATGGCCTGAGCCAGGAGAACCTgcctgtgtgatgtgtggtcGCTATGGAGAGTACATCTGTGATGCTACAGATAATGATGTTTGCAGTCTCGAATGCAAAGCCAGCCATTTAGTGCAAATGGGCATGGGGACTGGGGCAGATGCATTTATGCAAAAGGACCAAAATAGAGATGAAATGACTGTTCAAAGTCAACAGCCAGCAGCTGACCCTGGTAGGGTGGTTGAAAGTGAACCGGGCTACTTCTACAGGGAAGATCGGTTCATATCAGGCCTAACAGAGGAGCAAGTGCAACGAATTAAACAGGAGCTGGGCATAGAAACCCAGGGGAGAGATGTCGCAAGACCTGTTGTTGAATTTGAGCACTGCAGCTTCCCTGCCACATTAAGTGGTAACCTGAAAAAGGCTGGGTATGACACACCTACCCCAGTGCAGATGCAGATGGTCCCTGTTGGTCTCACAGGCAGGGATGTGATTGCCAGCGCAGACACAGGATCGGGGAAGACTGTAGCCTTTCTGCTGCCAGTGGTCGTGAGGGCACTCGAG AAATCAGCACACAGTGTGGGCAGCCCTGTGGCTCTGATCCTGACCCCCACCAGGGAGTTGGCCATTCAGATAGAGAGACAGGCCAAGGAACTTGTGATGGGACTCCCCAACATGAGAACTGCCCTGCTGGTCGGAGGCATGCCGCTTCCCCCACAGCTCCACCGCCTGAAGAGCAGCATCAAA ATTGTCATCGCTACTCCTGGGCGGCTCATCGAAATCTTGAAGCAGAAAGAGCTGAAGCTTGACAAAGTGAAGATTGTGGTGGTTGACGAG GTGGACACTATGTTGAAGATGGGCTTCCAGCAGCAGGTTCTGGAGGTTCTTGAGCAAGTCCCAGAAGAACATCAGACTCTTCTGGCGTCGGCCACCATCCCCACCGGCACAGAGGAGCTGGCCGCCCGGTTGGTCCGTGACCCTGTACGTATCACTATCGGCGAGAAGAACCAGCCGTGCGCCAACGTCCGACAGATCCTGCTTTGGGTAGAGGAACCttccaagaagaagaagctatTTGAGATTCTCAAC GATGGTAAGCTGTACCAGCCTCCAGTGGTAGTGTTTGTAGAGAGTAAACTCGGCGCTGATCTGCTCTGCGAGGCAGTCGCCAAGGTGACGGGCCTCACTGCCGTGGCAATCCACTCTGACAAGAGCCAGTGGGAGCGCAACCGCATCCTCCGG GGTCTTCTGGATGGTGACTTTGAGGTAGTGATCAGTACAGGTGTTCTGGGCAGAGGGCTGGACCTGGTCAATGTCAGACTGGTGGTTAACTTTGATATGCCAAACACAATGGATGAGTATGTCCATCAG GTGGGCAGAGCAGGTCGGCTGGGACACAGAGGAACAGCCATCACtcttctcaacaacaacaacaaacggCTGTTCCTGGAGGTGGTGAATCGAGTCAAACCCACTGGCTCCATTTTGCCCCCTCAGCTCTTAAACTCACCCCACCTCCACGAACAGCAAAGGAGGGAAAAGCAGAGAAACAAGAAGGACCACGAGGATTCACTGGTTACCACAAATAACCTCCTGGACATCATAAAGAAACATGACCGTCGCAAGAAGTAG
- the kif14 gene encoding kinesin-like protein KIF14: MSLFSVQARKHTAYYDNLLSTSTSRTPGRERKIADTMLGKSVTASGESACEDSRSSDKSRPVNRTYVVSALSKSGSGQQTPYRARLTLQRRSRRKTGAETAEQTMTDSSQSTTAAPEKRLTLQRRTRTPSMDKSGRGQPGGLQSTPKVLSEPNGRTPGLFRSTSLRETATHVQTQGRFAQNKTSSSSSSSSSRNTDETQTFKTPTRKTPFERIAAKRDVFERLAGKEAPKPVLVKSASLERPKPRAQQAENTVPAPRISKTTSGVRRPDTTLQVIKTNTSNQKGDVTQVRTSDPAPPEQILPSTSEGLKQQDLLKMENSAVTVAVRVRPFSAREKAEKSSQVIFMNGQETVVQHPESRQSYSFTYDFSFCSVDASDSNFACQQTVYETLAKPLLLRAFEGFNTCLFAYGQTGSGKSYTMMGFEEEVGVIPKFCHELFSKLASIKSEEVKCHVEMSYFEVYNEKIHDLLVTREEPNQRRMPLRVREHPIHGPYVAELSANVVRSYDDVQGWLELGNKQRATAATGMNDKSSRSHSVFTLVMTQTKTELVEGEEHDHSITSRINLIDLAGSERCRSAQTSGDRLREGASINKSLLTLGKVISALSEQALTKKKVFIPYRDSVLTWLLKESLGGNSKTAMIATLSPAGSNVEESLSTLRYAQQARTIINVAKVNEDTNAKLIRELKAEVEKLRAAQMSSQGVEPERVRLFQQEIATLKNKLCQQEREMIEANRAWREKLEQAEIRKHEETKELQKAGVTFKVDNRLPNLVNLNEDPQLSEMLLYMIKEGRTTVGKLKSNSSHDIQLTGALIADQHCVISNIHSTVSIIPMENAKTFVNGNLLSESTVLHHGDRVILGGDHYFRFNHPAEVQSGKRASCWTGEGDGHKDFEFAKNELLAAQRVLLEAEIEEAHLKAKQEMMQGIQMAKEVAQKELSDQKALYEEKIRALERELNEENERKHQQELEQQRVASQMAELKIAKLELEQEVDVQRKRLRIHMETQAMEEHRVRQARIVEALEAEKKKIGMELEEIQKKRALRQNHTPQHVSPQWDAMKLSLMIEEANKISAKLKKHTVFSRHESSESEKCSGVLQVRVQNTKLGITTFWCLEKFQNNIAAMRELERGDSSSKDDNVFYDPDDEWEQDISASSSSASSFSRRRSRSLLKSKRISGRLYEIRVHPIQSLHSGSSQSAGLMGVTKSPSLHSSISDPGMPGICKELVGQSLARLRSSTGSEESMADRLISDLNLVYVAVQTISDLYDGLDDDSQDSVFVGNLVAQTELVKATTALENAVFVTMQWLASVKPSSGLLYTIAEELKSQVKKMGGFFQMLIQGCESEITSMVKEARRKTSQCLDATLLALGHMAVVTGMSLNVTGLGTQTMGKPSVVTCLMKGTGKGVRSLLEESLTITREMLREAQLSYPRSSVLQSLKSKTLDLARALESYMYCHISERESEPQEVEEGEEDALASLLQKLRMTSTKLFQLNQAIRQLHSSLSTALHGKDFKSCRDMISSSAKAVDELITGLSKDGIGAPTPQLPCLQTVMSARDELHLVLESLSSLLNQQEEGERSSASFEKDTEEENSARERAATHSTVRHRVVSKIVYALAPDVQSNSSPHWV; encoded by the exons ATGTCGTTATTTAGCGTGCAAGCGAGGAAACACACCGCTTATTACGACAATCTGTTGTCAACATCAACGTCCAGGACACCCGGCCGAGAGCGAAAGATAGCCGACACGATGCTGGGCAAAAGTGTGACCGCATCAGGGGAGTCTGCATGTGAAGACAGCAGGTCATCAGATAAAAGCCGCCCGGTGAACAGGACGTATGTCGTCTCTGCCCTGTCAAAGAGCGGCAGCGGGCAGCAGACCCCTTACCGAGCTCGGCTCACCCTACAAAGACGGTCAAGGAGGAAGACCGGGGCCGAAACGGCGGAACAAACGATGACAGACAGCAGCCAAAGCACCACAGCAGCTCCGGAGAAGAGACTGACTCTGCAGCGCAGGACCAGGACTCCCTCCATGGACAAGAGCGGACGTGGACAGCCTGGTGGCCTGCAGTCAACTCCCAAAGTTCTCAGTGAACCAAACGGGAGGACACCTGGTTTATTCAGGTCTACGAGCTTAAGAGAAACTGCGACTCATGTGCAAACACAAGGGAGGTTTGCACAGAACaagacctcctcctcctcttcttcatcttcaagtAGAAACACAGACGAGACCCAGACCTTTAAAACGCCGACCAGAAAGACCCCGTTTGAGAGAATCGCTGCCAAACGAGACGTGTTTGAGAGACTGGCAGGAAAAGAAGCTCCCAAGCCAGTGTTGGTCAAATCTGCCAGTCTGGAAAGGCCCAAACCCCGAGCACAGCAAGCCGAAAACACCGTCCCGGCTCCTCGGATCAGCAAGACGACCTCAGGTGTGCGAAGACCTGACACGACGCTGCAGGTGATAAAGACAAACACCTCGAACCAAAAGGGAGACGTGACCCAGGTCAGGACATCCGATCCTGCTCCTCCTGAACAGATCCTGCCCAGTACCAGTGAGGGTCTGAAGCAGCAGGACTTGCTTAAAATGGAAAACAGTGCTGTTACCGTGGCTGTGCGTGTTCGCCCCTTCAGTGCCAG GGAGAAAGCTGAGAAGTCCTCACAGGTCATCTTCATGAATGGCCAGGAGACTGTTGTCCAGCATCCAGAGTCCAGGCAGAGCTACTCCTTCACCTACGACTTCTCTTTCTGCTCAGTGGATGCCAGCGACTCCAACTTTGCCTGCCAGCAGACCGTGTATGAGACGCTGGCCAagcctctgctgctgagggCCTTTGAAGGATTTAACACCTGCCTGTTTGCCTACGGCCAGACAGGTTCTGGTAAATCATACAC GATGATGGGTTTTGAGGAGGAGGTAGGGGTGATCCCAAAATTCTGCCACGAGCTTTTTTCCAAACTGGCCTCAATAAAAAGTGAAGAG GTCAAATGTCATGTAGAGATGAGCTACTTTGAAGTGTACAATGAGAAGATCCATGACCTGCTGGTGACCAGAGAAGAACCAAACCAGAGGAGGATGCCC CTGAGGGTGAGAGAGCATCCGATCCACGGGCCTTATGTCGCTGAGCTCTCAGC GAATGTGGTGCGCTCTTACGATGATGTTCAG ggCTGGCTGGAGCTCGGGAATAAGCAGAGAGCCACGGCGGCCACAGGAATGAATGACAAGAGCTCCAGATCTCACTCTGTCTTCACCTTGGTCATGACCCAGACTAAG actGAGCTTGTGGAAGGAGAGGAACATGACCACAGTATCACCAGCAGGATCAACTTGATCGATCTGGCAGGCAGCGAACGCTGTCGCTCTGCCCAGACCAGTGGAGACCGACTCAGG GAAGGCGCCAGCATCAACAAATCACTGCTAACGCTCGGAAAGGTCATCTCTGCCTTATCAGAACAAGCGCTGACCAAGAAGAAAGTCTTCATACCGTACAGAGACTCTGTCCTTACATG GCTGTTGAAGGAGAGCCTCGGCGGTAACTCTAAGACGGCCATGATTGCTACGCTGAGCCCGGCGGGCAGCAACGTGGAGGAGAGCCTGAGCACTCTACGATATGCCCAGCAAGCCCGCACAATCATAAATGTGGCCAAGGTCAATGAGGACACCAATGCCAAGCTCATTAGAG AGCTGAAGGCAGAGGTGGAGAAGCTGCGAGCGGCCCAGATGAGCTCCCAGGGCGTTGAACCAGAGAGAGTGAGGCTCTTCCAGCAGGAGATCGCCACCTTGAAGAATAAACTCTGTCAGCAAGAGAGGGAAATGATTGAGGCCAATCG GGCGTGGAGGGAGAAACTTGAGCAAGCAGAAATTCGCAAGCATGAAGAGACCAAAGAGTTGCAG AAAGCAGGAGTGACCTTCAAAGTGGACAACCGTCTTCCCAACCTTGTGAATCTGAACGAGGACCCTCAGTTGTCTGAGATGCTTCTCTACATGATCAAAGAGGGTCGCACCACGGTGGGCAAGCTCAAGTCCAACTCCAGCCATGATATCCAGCTGACTGGCGCCCTCATTGCTGACCAGCACTG tgttataTCCAACATACACAGTACCGTCAGTATCATTCCAATGGAAAACGCCAAGACTTTTGTTAATGGGAACCTCCTCTCTGAATCCACAGTCCTACACCAT GGCGACAGGGTGATTCTTGGAGGCGATCACTACTTCCGATTTAATCACCCTGCAGAGGTGCAGTCTGGGAAGAGAGCGTCATGCTGGACAGGCGAAGGCGACGGTCATAAAGATTTCGAATTTGCTAAAAACGAGCTCCTTGCAGCTCAAAGAGTGCT gcTTGAGGCAGAAATTGAAGAAGCCCATCTTAaagcaaagcaggagatgatgCAAGGAATCCAGATGGCAAAAGAAGTGGCTCAGAAAGAGCTTTCTGACCAGAAGGCGCTCTATGAAGAAAAGATCCGAGCCTTGGAGAGAGAGCTG AATGAGGAGAATGAGCGGAAGCACCAACAGGAGTTGGAGCAGCAGAGGGTTGCCAGCCAGATGGCAGAGCTCAAAATTGCCAAGCTGGAGTTGGAGCAGGAGGTGGATGTCCAGAGGAAACGTCTCCGTATCCACATGGAGACCCAG GCTATGGAAGAGCATCGTGTGCGCCAAGCGAGGATTGTCGAGGCCCTGGAGGCGGAAAAGAAAAAGATCGGCATGGAGCTGGAGGAGATTCAGAAGAAAAGAGCTTTAAGGCAAAACCATACACCCCAACATG TCTCTCCACAGTGGGATGCCATGAAGTTGTCCTTGATGATTGAGGAAGCCAATAAAATCAGTGctaaactgaagaaacacacagTGTTCAGCAG ACACGAGAGCTCGGAGAGTGAGAAGTGCAGTGGTGTGCTACAGGTGCGAGttcaaaacacaaagctggGAATTACCACTTTCTGGTGTCTGGAAAAGTTCCAAAATAACATTGCTGCCATGAGGGAGCTCGAACGG GGGGATTCCAGCTCTAAAGATGACAATGTGTTTTACGACCCCGATGATGAGTGGGAGCAAGATATAtcagcctcctcttcctctgcctcctcctTTTCTCGACGAAG AAGCAGGAGTTTGCTGAAGAGCAAAAGGATCTCAGGGCGTCTCTACGAGATCCGGGTGCATCCCATTCAGAGCCTCCACAGTGGCTCCTCACAGTCTGCTG GGTTAATGGGTGTGACCAAATCCCCCTCCCTCCATTCCAGCATCTCAGACCCTGGGATGCCTGGCATCTGCAAGGAGCTAGTTGGCCAGTCACTGGCTCGTCTGCGTAGTTCTACAGGGTCTGAGGAGAGCATGGCAGATCGGTTAATCTCAGATCTAAACCTGGTCTACGTGGCCGTCCAAACTATATCTGACCTATACGACGGTCTGGATGATGACAGCCAGGACAGTG tgtttgtggGTAATTTGGTGGCACAAACTGAGTTGGTGAAGGCCACGACAGCCTTAGAGAATGCAGTGTTTGTAACCATGCAGTGGCTGGCCAGTGTTAAACCCTCCTCCGGTCTGCTCTACACGATTGCCGAGGAACTTAAAAGCCAAGTCAAGAAGATGGGAGGGTTCTTCCAGATGTTGATTCAG GGTTGCGAATCTGAGATCACATCGATGGTGAAAGAAGCCCGAAGGAAAACTAGTCAGTGCCTGGATGCAACTTTGCTTGCACTTGGCCACATGGCGGTGGTGACGGGCATGTCATTGAATGTCACGGGACTGGGCACCCAGACTATGGGCAAG cCTTCAGTGGTCACGTGTCTAATGAAGGGAACTGGTAAGGGTGTCCGATCTCTCTTGGAGGAGAGCCTCACCATCACCAGGGAAATGCTGAGAGAGGCTCAACTGTCCTATCCCAGAAGCTCA GTCCTCCAGAGCCTTAAGTCAAAGACTCTTGATTTAGCTCGTGCTCTGGAGAGCTACATGTACTGCCATATTTCG GAGAGGGAATCGGAACCACAGGAGGTAGAGGAAGGGGAGGAGGACGCCTTGGCTTCACTTTTGCAGAAACTGAGGATGACATCAACCAAACTGTTCCAGCTGAACCAAGCCATTAGACAGTTGCATTCATCTCTGTCTACAGCCTTACATG GAAAAGACTTCAAAAGCTGCAGAGATATGATCTCCTCTTCTGCCAAGGCTGTTGACGAGCTGATCACCGGCCTTTCCAAGGATGGAATTGGGGCCCCGACCCCGCAGCTTCCCTGTCTTCAGACCGTAATGTCTGCACGAGATGAGCTCCACTTGGTCCTGGAGTCCTTGTCCTCTCTCTTGAACCAgcaggaggagggagagagaagttcAGCTAGTTTTGAAAAGgatacagaagaagaaaactcaGCCAGAGAGAGAGCTGCCACTCACAGTACTGTTAGACATCGAGTTGTGAGCAAGATTGTGTACGCCCTCGCTCCAGATGTGCAGTCCAACAGCAGCCCGCACTGGGTATAG